The Thermocrinis ruber genome has a window encoding:
- the rpoC gene encoding DNA-directed RNA polymerase subunit beta': MRKGLLPFERIKLMLASPEEIRSWSYGEVKKPETINYRTHKPEKDGLFCAKIFGPIKDYECLCGKYRGKRYEGTICDRCGVEVTRSYVRRQRFGHIELAAPVVHIWFLKSTPSKIGTLLGLSTRDVERVTYFESYLVIEYPSEEEREAFEQAEDTIPIKDDMGNTVFVRLHVVDEDTYLSQYAGNLEHKYEGGMGAEMIKRVLSALDLEAYAKKLREEVKPYSLSFEDMGEELEVKYKKLYHKMVKTVADNFRLYGLNLSLPEGMTLEQALLGIFNEELYLNPQTGEVSSQDCEGCLTGREAIQRFYEVQREKKKDIPVFEKIKEDIRSLVVRELSESKIKKQLKVLKLVEGFIKSGNKPEWMVLEVLPVLPPELRPLVALDGGRFASSDLNDLYRRIINRNNRLKRLIELDAPEIIIRNEKRMLQEVVNALIDNGKSGRTITQNGRALKSLADYLKGKQGRFRQNLLGKRVDYSGRSVIVVGPELKMHQCGLPRIMALELFKPFVYRRLEEKGYATSIKSAKKLVENQTPEAWECLEEVVKQHPVLLNRAPTLHRMSIQAFEPILVDGKAIQLHPLVCPPFNADFDGDQMAVHVPLGIHAQLEAYILMLSTQNILSPAHGKPITLPSQDIVLGVYYITQEVKGAKGEGKLFFNRKQVLLALENGVVDIHAPIKLVEKGKVIETTPGRVLLNSILPEDFPFVNEVIDKKGISKLVSKVYEKYGVERTAQFLDDLKDLGFKMATKAAVSIGIEDLKVPQVKGEILKEGFEKTDEITEQHRRGLITAKERYNRIIDVWSDITDRVSRAMFEEIEKSPRQERDKVYPGTFNPIYMMANSGARGNRDQIRQLAAMRGLMAKHTGEFIETPITSNFREGLSVLEYFISTYGARKGLADTALKTAFAGYLTRRLVDVAQDILITQKDCGTTKGIEMTPIVEGGEEKVPLKDRIIGRTLAEDVIDPYTGEVIAQRNTIIDPELADKIVHRGIEKVMVRSPLTCEAEFGVCAMCYGWDLSQRKLVDVGEAVGIIAAQSIGEPGTQLTMRTFHIGGAAIAERAKGELLNETEGYVKFYNIKLITNREGKKINISKDGAIGIVDKEGRMIERHAVPYSAEIKVNEGDFVKENTLLAEWDPFNTYIISEVAGKVELKDIALDITVKEERDPLTGKTSTVVAFTRPKDAMLHTPRIVVLTEDGREVVYDLPVNSIISIPSENISTEWHLCPTCSESEGMEIQHRFYVVKDLYVQPGDVLARIPKEMAKVRDIVGGLPRVEELFEARRPKNPAILSEIDGIVRIYEDADDVILFNPRTGETRKYNIRKDEYILVKHGQYIQKGTKITDRIEAEIDGQVRIKGKGYKVVVYNKETGLQREYFVPKGKHLQVRDGDKVNAGDPLTDGIPDPHEILRIKGVAELQKFLLKEVQMVYRLQGVDINDKHFEIIIRQMLRKRRVVDPGDSRFLINEEVDIEEFKEEIKRIQEEGGKIPKVEPVLVGISKAALSSSSWISAASFQETTKVLTDAACEGRVDELRGIKENVIIGNIIPAGTGHGEYSMVEVEEVKVKKDVV, encoded by the coding sequence ATGAGGAAGGGTCTTTTACCTTTTGAAAGAATAAAGCTTATGCTTGCCTCCCCAGAGGAGATCAGAAGCTGGAGCTATGGGGAGGTCAAAAAACCCGAAACCATAAACTACAGAACCCACAAGCCCGAGAAGGACGGGCTTTTCTGCGCCAAGATCTTTGGACCCATAAAGGACTATGAATGTCTGTGTGGTAAATACAGAGGAAAAAGGTATGAAGGTACCATCTGTGATAGGTGTGGAGTGGAGGTCACTAGATCCTACGTGCGTAGGCAGAGGTTTGGGCATATTGAACTTGCCGCTCCCGTTGTTCACATATGGTTCCTAAAGAGTACCCCCTCCAAGATTGGAACCCTTTTGGGTCTTTCCACCAGAGATGTGGAACGGGTTACCTACTTTGAATCCTATTTGGTCATAGAATATCCGAGCGAAGAGGAACGGGAAGCCTTTGAGCAAGCGGAGGACACCATTCCCATAAAGGACGATATGGGCAACACGGTCTTTGTCCGCCTGCACGTGGTGGATGAGGACACCTACCTTTCTCAGTATGCGGGCAACTTGGAACACAAGTACGAAGGCGGTATGGGTGCGGAAATGATCAAAAGGGTCCTCTCCGCCTTGGACCTGGAGGCTTACGCCAAAAAACTAAGAGAAGAAGTCAAGCCCTACAGCCTCTCCTTTGAGGACATGGGCGAAGAGTTGGAGGTTAAGTATAAAAAGCTCTATCACAAGATGGTTAAAACGGTGGCGGACAACTTCCGACTCTATGGTTTGAACCTCTCCCTGCCAGAGGGTATGACCTTAGAGCAAGCCCTCCTGGGTATCTTTAACGAAGAGCTTTACCTGAACCCGCAAACGGGAGAGGTCTCTTCCCAAGACTGTGAAGGTTGTCTTACTGGAAGGGAGGCCATTCAAAGGTTTTACGAAGTGCAAAGGGAAAAGAAAAAAGACATACCCGTCTTTGAAAAGATTAAGGAAGATATAAGAAGCTTGGTGGTGCGGGAGCTTTCTGAGAGCAAGATAAAGAAACAGCTGAAGGTTCTGAAACTCGTAGAGGGCTTTATAAAAAGTGGAAACAAGCCTGAGTGGATGGTTTTGGAGGTTCTGCCCGTCTTACCCCCAGAGCTCAGACCTTTGGTAGCCTTGGATGGTGGCAGGTTTGCCTCCTCGGACCTCAACGACCTGTACAGAAGGATCATAAACAGGAACAACAGGCTAAAGAGGCTCATAGAGCTTGATGCACCGGAGATCATAATAAGGAACGAAAAGAGGATGCTCCAAGAAGTGGTAAACGCACTCATTGACAATGGAAAGAGTGGCAGAACGATCACCCAAAACGGAAGAGCCTTAAAGTCTTTGGCAGATTACCTAAAGGGTAAGCAAGGTAGGTTCAGACAGAACCTCTTAGGGAAAAGGGTGGACTACTCAGGAAGAAGTGTGATCGTGGTGGGTCCAGAGCTCAAGATGCACCAGTGCGGACTACCACGGATCATGGCCTTGGAACTCTTTAAGCCCTTTGTTTATAGGCGTTTGGAGGAAAAGGGTTATGCTACATCCATAAAAAGCGCCAAAAAGCTGGTAGAAAATCAAACTCCCGAAGCTTGGGAGTGCCTGGAAGAAGTGGTAAAGCAACATCCAGTGCTTTTGAACAGGGCACCCACCCTTCACAGAATGTCCATACAGGCCTTTGAACCCATCTTGGTAGATGGTAAAGCGATCCAACTGCATCCCTTAGTTTGTCCGCCCTTTAACGCAGACTTTGACGGGGACCAAATGGCAGTCCACGTCCCCCTTGGCATACACGCTCAGTTGGAAGCATACATCCTTATGCTCTCCACCCAGAACATCCTCTCCCCAGCCCACGGAAAACCCATAACCCTGCCCTCTCAGGATATAGTCTTGGGTGTGTATTACATCACGCAAGAGGTTAAAGGTGCTAAGGGTGAAGGAAAGCTCTTCTTTAACAGAAAGCAAGTGCTTTTGGCTTTGGAGAATGGTGTGGTTGATATTCATGCACCCATAAAGCTCGTAGAAAAAGGCAAGGTGATAGAAACCACTCCCGGTAGGGTCCTCTTGAACAGCATACTGCCCGAGGACTTCCCCTTCGTCAATGAGGTGATTGATAAGAAGGGTATATCAAAGTTGGTTTCTAAGGTTTACGAAAAATACGGTGTGGAGAGAACTGCCCAATTCTTGGATGACCTAAAAGACCTTGGCTTCAAGATGGCAACAAAGGCTGCTGTATCCATTGGTATAGAGGATCTGAAGGTACCTCAAGTTAAAGGAGAAATCCTAAAAGAAGGTTTTGAAAAGACCGACGAAATCACAGAACAACACAGGAGAGGTCTAATAACTGCCAAGGAAAGATACAACAGGATCATCGATGTTTGGTCCGATATAACAGACAGAGTTTCTCGGGCTATGTTTGAGGAAATAGAGAAGTCTCCAAGACAGGAGAGAGACAAGGTCTATCCTGGCACCTTTAACCCCATATATATGATGGCGAACTCGGGTGCGAGAGGTAACAGAGACCAGATCAGACAGCTGGCTGCGATGAGAGGATTGATGGCAAAGCACACGGGTGAGTTCATAGAAACACCGATAACCTCCAACTTTAGAGAAGGTCTATCGGTTCTTGAGTACTTTATATCCACCTACGGTGCAAGGAAAGGTCTTGCGGACACCGCTCTGAAAACCGCCTTTGCTGGATACCTAACCAGAAGGTTAGTGGACGTAGCCCAAGACATCCTTATAACCCAAAAGGACTGTGGAACCACAAAGGGTATAGAAATGACCCCCATAGTGGAAGGAGGAGAGGAAAAGGTGCCCCTAAAGGATAGGATCATAGGCAGGACCTTGGCGGAGGATGTGATAGACCCATACACGGGAGAGGTTATAGCCCAAAGAAACACCATAATAGACCCAGAATTGGCAGACAAAATAGTGCATAGAGGTATAGAAAAGGTTATGGTTAGGTCCCCACTCACCTGCGAGGCGGAGTTCGGCGTGTGCGCCATGTGCTACGGTTGGGACCTTTCACAGCGCAAGCTAGTGGATGTGGGCGAAGCGGTTGGTATAATCGCAGCTCAATCCATCGGTGAGCCGGGAACTCAGCTAACAATGAGAACCTTCCACATAGGTGGTGCTGCTATCGCAGAAAGGGCAAAGGGAGAACTTCTTAACGAAACGGAAGGCTACGTTAAGTTTTACAACATCAAGCTAATCACCAACAGGGAAGGCAAGAAGATAAACATATCAAAGGATGGCGCCATAGGAATTGTAGATAAAGAGGGAAGAATGATAGAAAGACACGCGGTGCCCTATTCTGCGGAGATAAAGGTAAATGAGGGAGACTTTGTAAAGGAAAATACCCTCCTGGCAGAGTGGGACCCCTTCAACACCTACATAATCTCAGAGGTAGCTGGTAAAGTAGAACTAAAGGACATAGCCTTGGACATTACGGTCAAAGAAGAGAGAGACCCATTGACAGGAAAGACATCCACTGTTGTGGCCTTTACCAGACCTAAGGATGCTATGCTACACACTCCAAGGATAGTAGTCCTGACAGAAGATGGAAGGGAAGTGGTTTACGACCTGCCAGTTAACTCCATAATAAGCATACCCTCCGAAAACATAAGCACAGAGTGGCATCTGTGTCCTACATGTAGTGAATCGGAGGGAATGGAGATACAACATAGGTTCTATGTGGTAAAGGATCTCTATGTCCAGCCCGGAGATGTACTGGCAAGGATTCCCAAGGAGATGGCAAAGGTAAGGGACATTGTGGGTGGTCTGCCTCGTGTAGAAGAGCTCTTTGAAGCAAGGCGTCCTAAGAATCCAGCCATCCTGTCTGAGATAGATGGTATTGTTAGAATATACGAGGATGCAGACGATGTAATCCTCTTCAATCCAAGAACTGGAGAAACAAGAAAATACAACATCAGAAAGGATGAATACATCTTGGTAAAACACGGGCAGTATATCCAGAAGGGTACCAAGATCACCGACAGGATAGAAGCGGAAATAGACGGACAAGTGAGGATAAAAGGAAAAGGCTATAAGGTAGTGGTCTATAACAAGGAAACAGGCTTGCAGAGGGAATACTTTGTGCCAAAAGGTAAGCACCTTCAAGTCAGGGACGGAGACAAGGTCAACGCGGGAGATCCTCTAACGGATGGAATTCCGGATCCTCACGAAATACTGAGGATAAAGGGAGTGGCAGAATTGCAGAAGTTCCTCCTAAAAGAAGTACAGATGGTTTATAGACTGCAGGGCGTGGATATAAACGACAAACACTTTGAGATCATCATAAGGCAAATGCTCAGGAAGAGAAGGGTAGTAGATCCAGGCGACAGCAGGTTCCTTATAAACGAAGAGGTGGATATTGAAGAGTTTAAAGAAGAGATAAAGAGAATACAAGAAGAAGGAGGAAAGATACCCAAGGTAGAGCCTGTTCTTGTGGGTATTTCAAAGGCTGCGCTGAGCTCCAGCAGTTGGATCTCTGCAGCTTCGTTCCAAGAAACCACAAAGGTGCTTACGGACGCAGCCTGCGAGGGAAGGGTGGACGAACTGAGAGGTATAAAGGAAAACGTGATCATAGGAAACATAATTCCTGCGGGAACTGGGCACGGAGAATATAGCATGGTTGAGGTGGAAGAGGTGAAAGTTAAAAAAGATGTGGTATAA
- the rpsL gene encoding 30S ribosomal protein S12: MPTFNQLVKYGREKKKKKSKAPALQGNPQKRGICVRVYTVTPKKPNSALRKVARVRLSNGIEVTAYIPGEGHNLQEHSIVLVRGGRVKDLPGVRYKIIRGALDAAGVANRRQSRSKYGTKRPKQQVQTGGKK; encoded by the coding sequence ATGCCGACCTTTAATCAGCTTGTAAAGTACGGAAGGGAAAAGAAGAAGAAAAAGAGCAAGGCGCCTGCCCTACAGGGCAACCCTCAAAAGAGGGGTATATGCGTTAGGGTATATACAGTGACTCCTAAGAAGCCAAACTCTGCCCTCAGAAAGGTTGCAAGGGTTAGGCTCTCCAACGGCATAGAGGTTACCGCCTACATCCCAGGAGAAGGGCACAACCTTCAGGAGCACTCCATAGTGTTAGTAAGAGGCGGTAGGGTTAAGGACCTTCCGGGTGTTAGATACAAAATAATAAGAGGAGCCTTGGATGCGGCAGGCGTTGCCAACAGAAGACAGTCAAGGTCCAAATATGGCACCAAGAGACCAAAGCAACAAGTTCAAACGGGAGGTAAGAAGTAA
- the rpsG gene encoding 30S ribosomal protein S7, translating into MPRKGPVKPREIPPDPKYGDVLVHKLINKVMKDGKKSVAEWIVYTALEEAAKEAKMSPVELLHKVVENLKPEYEVRPRRVGGATYQVPIEVPPRRQISLAIKWLVEAARERPRHRGSYTMIERLKAELLDALEGKGGAIKKKEETHRMAEANKVFAHFRW; encoded by the coding sequence ATGCCTAGAAAGGGTCCAGTAAAACCAAGGGAAATTCCACCAGATCCTAAATACGGCGACGTGTTAGTGCATAAGCTCATAAACAAGGTTATGAAGGATGGTAAAAAAAGTGTGGCGGAGTGGATCGTATATACCGCCTTAGAGGAGGCGGCAAAGGAAGCAAAAATGTCCCCTGTGGAGCTTCTTCATAAGGTGGTTGAAAACCTAAAGCCTGAGTATGAAGTTAGACCGAGAAGGGTAGGAGGTGCTACCTATCAGGTGCCCATAGAGGTTCCACCAAGGAGGCAGATTAGTTTAGCCATAAAATGGCTCGTGGAAGCGGCAAGGGAAAGGCCAAGGCACAGGGGTAGCTACACGATGATAGAGAGATTGAAGGCGGAGCTGTTGGATGCTCTGGAAGGTAAAGGTGGTGCCATAAAGAAGAAGGAAGAAACCCATAGAATGGCAGAGGCTAATAAAGTCTTTGCTCACTTTAGATGGTAA
- the fusA gene encoding elongation factor G, which produces MPRIVPIERLRNIGIVAHIDAGKTTTTERILYYTGKTYKIGEVHEGAAVMDWMPQEKERGITITAATTACYWKDHQINIIDTPGHVDFSVEVVRSMKVLDGIIFIFSAVEGVQPQSEANWRWADRFGVPRIAFINKLDRLGADFYRVLKEIENKLSIKPVAIQIPIGAEDQFKGVVDLMEMKAIIWLEETLGAKYEIVDIPEEYREKAEEWRAKMVEAIVEHDDELMMRYLEGEEIPVSDLKRVLRKATIERKLVPVLCGSAFKNKGIQPLLDAVIDYLPSPLDVPPVKGTNPKTGEEEERKPLDDEPFCGYVFKVMSDPYAGQLTYFRVFSGKVFAGSYVYNATKDKKERIGRLLLMHANSREDVQEAAAGEIVAAVGLDATTGDTICDEKAPIVLEKLEFPEPVISMAIEPKTKKDQEKLSHVLNKFMKEDPTFRATVDPETGQVLIHGMGELHLEIIVDRMKREYGVEVNVGKPQVAYKETIRKKAVAEGKFIRQTGGRGQYGHVVIEVEPIERGQGFVFENAIVGGVIPKEFIPSVEKGVREAMQSGVLAGYPVVDVKVRLFDGSYHEVDSSDIAFQIAGSIAFKEAMKKADPVLLEPIMEVEVETPDEYVGDVIGDLNSRRGKIMGMENKGVITVVKAYVPLAEMFGYATTLRSLTQGRGTFIMKFSHYEEVPQHVAEQIIGERSAAAKS; this is translated from the coding sequence ATGCCAAGGATAGTGCCCATAGAAAGGCTAAGAAACATAGGCATAGTAGCCCACATTGACGCGGGTAAAACTACCACCACTGAGAGAATTCTCTACTACACGGGCAAAACTTACAAGATCGGAGAGGTCCACGAAGGCGCCGCAGTTATGGACTGGATGCCCCAAGAAAAGGAAAGGGGTATAACCATTACCGCTGCTACCACTGCATGCTACTGGAAGGACCATCAGATCAACATCATAGACACACCCGGACACGTGGACTTTTCGGTGGAAGTGGTACGCTCTATGAAGGTCTTGGACGGCATCATCTTCATCTTCTCCGCAGTGGAAGGTGTTCAGCCTCAATCGGAAGCCAACTGGAGGTGGGCAGACAGGTTTGGAGTGCCAAGGATCGCCTTTATCAACAAATTGGACAGACTTGGAGCAGACTTTTATAGGGTACTTAAGGAGATAGAAAACAAGCTCAGCATAAAACCCGTGGCGATTCAAATTCCCATTGGAGCGGAAGATCAGTTTAAGGGTGTAGTTGACCTTATGGAAATGAAGGCCATCATCTGGCTGGAGGAAACACTCGGTGCTAAGTATGAGATCGTGGACATTCCAGAAGAGTACAGAGAAAAGGCGGAGGAGTGGAGGGCTAAGATGGTGGAAGCCATAGTGGAACACGATGATGAACTTATGATGAGGTACCTGGAGGGAGAGGAGATTCCCGTTTCTGACCTAAAGAGGGTTTTAAGGAAAGCAACCATAGAGAGAAAGCTTGTGCCTGTGCTCTGTGGTTCAGCCTTCAAGAACAAAGGAATTCAACCACTGCTTGATGCGGTTATAGATTATCTGCCTTCACCCTTGGATGTTCCTCCAGTTAAGGGAACAAATCCAAAGACCGGTGAAGAGGAAGAAAGAAAGCCCTTGGATGATGAGCCCTTCTGTGGGTATGTCTTTAAGGTGATGAGCGACCCCTATGCAGGTCAGCTAACCTACTTTAGGGTCTTCTCTGGAAAGGTGTTTGCGGGTTCTTACGTGTACAATGCCACCAAGGACAAAAAGGAAAGAATAGGAAGGCTACTTCTAATGCACGCCAACTCTCGGGAGGATGTGCAGGAGGCTGCAGCGGGAGAGATCGTTGCTGCGGTAGGTTTGGATGCCACTACTGGAGATACCATCTGTGATGAGAAGGCACCCATAGTTTTAGAAAAGCTTGAGTTTCCAGAACCGGTTATATCTATGGCAATAGAACCGAAAACTAAAAAGGATCAAGAAAAGCTATCTCATGTTCTCAACAAGTTTATGAAGGAAGACCCAACCTTCAGGGCCACAGTGGATCCAGAGACGGGTCAAGTACTCATACACGGCATGGGAGAGTTGCACCTGGAGATTATAGTGGACAGAATGAAGAGGGAGTATGGAGTGGAGGTCAACGTAGGCAAACCTCAGGTTGCCTACAAGGAAACCATCAGAAAGAAAGCGGTAGCGGAAGGCAAGTTCATAAGGCAGACTGGTGGAAGAGGTCAGTACGGACACGTAGTCATTGAAGTAGAACCCATAGAGAGAGGTCAAGGTTTCGTTTTTGAAAACGCCATAGTGGGTGGAGTCATTCCAAAAGAGTTTATCCCCTCCGTGGAAAAGGGTGTGAGGGAGGCAATGCAAAGTGGAGTGTTGGCTGGATATCCGGTGGTGGATGTGAAGGTGAGACTTTTTGACGGTTCTTACCACGAGGTGGACTCCTCAGACATAGCCTTTCAAATAGCAGGTTCTATAGCCTTTAAGGAGGCAATGAAAAAGGCTGACCCTGTGCTCTTAGAACCCATAATGGAGGTGGAGGTGGAAACACCCGACGAATACGTAGGAGATGTTATCGGAGACCTCAACTCTCGTAGAGGTAAGATTATGGGAATGGAAAACAAGGGAGTTATTACAGTGGTGAAGGCATATGTGCCACTTGCGGAGATGTTTGGCTATGCCACCACACTGAGGAGCTTGACACAGGGAAGAGGAACCTTTATAATGAAATTTTCTCATTATGAAGAAGTACCACAGCATGTGGCGGAGCAGATAATTGGAGAAAGGTCCGCCGCAGCAAAATCTTAA
- the tuf gene encoding elongation factor Tu encodes MAKEKFVREKEHVNVGTIGHVDHGKSTLTSAITCVLAAGVLPGGKAKCMKYEEIDKAPEEKERGITINITHVEYESAKRHYAHIDCPGHADYIKNMITGAAQMDGAILVVSAADGPMPQTREHVLLARQVNVPYIVVFMNKCDMVDDPELLDLVELEVRELLNKYEFPGDDVPVIRGSALGALQELEAGKPDKWCNAIVELVNAMDEYIPTPVRESDKPFLMPIEDVFSISGRGTVVTGRVERGTLKPGEEVEIVGLREEPLKTVATSIEMFRKVLDEALPGDNIGVLLRGVGKDDVERGQVLAKPGTVKPHRRFRAQVYILTKEEGGRHSPFFVNYRPQFYFRTADVTGVIVKLPEGQEMVMPGDNVELEVELIKPVAMEEGLRFAIREGGKTVGAGVVTKILD; translated from the coding sequence ATGGCAAAGGAGAAGTTTGTAAGAGAGAAGGAGCACGTAAACGTAGGAACAATAGGGCACGTAGACCACGGTAAATCTACCCTAACCTCTGCCATAACTTGTGTCCTTGCCGCAGGCGTACTGCCAGGCGGTAAAGCCAAATGCATGAAATACGAAGAAATAGACAAAGCTCCAGAAGAAAAAGAAAGAGGTATCACCATCAACATAACCCACGTAGAGTATGAAAGTGCCAAAAGACACTACGCCCACATAGATTGCCCCGGACACGCTGACTACATAAAGAACATGATTACGGGCGCCGCTCAGATGGACGGTGCTATCCTCGTGGTATCCGCTGCCGACGGACCTATGCCCCAAACAAGGGAACACGTATTGCTCGCAAGACAGGTTAACGTTCCATACATCGTGGTCTTTATGAACAAGTGCGACATGGTAGATGACCCAGAACTTCTGGACCTGGTGGAGCTTGAAGTGAGAGAGCTTTTGAACAAATACGAATTTCCTGGAGACGATGTGCCAGTTATAAGAGGTTCTGCTTTGGGGGCTTTGCAGGAGCTGGAAGCAGGAAAGCCAGACAAGTGGTGCAATGCCATAGTGGAGCTTGTGAACGCTATGGATGAATACATACCCACACCTGTGAGGGAGTCAGATAAACCCTTCTTGATGCCTATAGAGGACGTCTTTAGCATCTCTGGTCGTGGAACGGTGGTGACAGGAAGGGTAGAAAGAGGAACCCTAAAGCCCGGTGAGGAGGTGGAGATTGTAGGACTTAGGGAAGAACCTCTGAAGACGGTGGCAACTTCTATAGAGATGTTCAGGAAGGTTCTTGATGAAGCACTTCCTGGAGACAACATAGGTGTGCTGTTGAGGGGAGTGGGTAAGGATGACGTAGAGAGAGGTCAGGTTTTGGCAAAGCCAGGGACAGTGAAACCTCACAGGAGGTTTAGGGCACAGGTGTATATTCTCACCAAGGAAGAGGGTGGAAGACACAGTCCGTTCTTTGTCAATTACAGGCCACAGTTTTACTTTAGGACTGCGGACGTGACAGGTGTGATAGTGAAGTTGCCTGAAGGGCAGGAGATGGTAATGCCTGGGGACAATGTGGAGCTTGAGGTGGAGTTGATAAAGCCTGTAGCTATGGAGGAAGGTTTGAGGTTCGCCATAAGGGAAGGTGGTAAGACCGTCGGTGCAGGCGTCGTTACAAAAATACTTGATTGA
- the rpsJ gene encoding 30S ribosomal protein S10, producing the protein MEQEIIRIKLKSYDHRVLDQSVKQIVDVVKRTGGMVKGPIPLPTRRRRWVVLRSPHKFDQSREHFEIREHKRILDIVRITPQTVESLMNLNLPAGVSVELKIRS; encoded by the coding sequence ATGGAACAGGAGATAATACGAATAAAACTGAAGTCCTACGATCACAGAGTGCTGGATCAGTCTGTTAAGCAGATAGTGGATGTGGTGAAAAGGACAGGGGGTATGGTGAAGGGTCCCATCCCCCTACCTACTAGAAGGAGAAGATGGGTAGTCCTGCGTTCCCCTCACAAGTTTGATCAGTCTCGTGAGCACTTTGAAATAAGAGAACACAAGAGGATTTTAGACATAGTGAGGATAACACCTCAAACGGTAGAATCCCTAATGAATCTGAACCTTCCGGCGGGAGTGAGTGTAGAGCTAAAGATAAGGAGTTGA
- the rplC gene encoding 50S ribosomal protein L3 has translation MGLGAFGIKLGMTRVFLKDGTAVPVTAIKVPKHTVVAIRTVEKDGYNAIQLGAFETTEKKLTKPEIGHLKKAGVKLLRRLKEFRVENPQDYQVGQELTVADIFKPGELVDVVGISKGRGFAGTMKRWDFGGFPKSHGHRYHRAVGSIGQRTDPGRVWKGKRMAGHWGAEKIRVQSLLVVDVLPELEVILVKGSVPGHPKGIVIVEKSRIANRRSQRLKLNRIKHIPENLVRNEQ, from the coding sequence ATGGGTCTTGGAGCTTTTGGAATAAAACTTGGAATGACTAGGGTATTTTTAAAGGATGGTACCGCAGTACCAGTAACAGCCATAAAGGTGCCAAAGCACACGGTAGTTGCCATCAGAACAGTGGAAAAGGACGGCTACAATGCAATTCAACTGGGAGCCTTTGAAACCACAGAGAAAAAACTGACAAAGCCAGAGATAGGTCATTTAAAGAAAGCGGGCGTTAAGCTTTTGAGGAGACTGAAGGAGTTCAGGGTGGAAAATCCACAGGATTATCAAGTGGGTCAGGAATTGACGGTGGCGGACATTTTTAAGCCCGGAGAGCTGGTAGATGTGGTAGGCATCAGCAAGGGTAGAGGTTTTGCAGGTACTATGAAGAGGTGGGATTTTGGAGGATTTCCTAAGTCCCACGGACACAGGTACCACAGGGCTGTAGGTTCAATAGGTCAAAGAACAGACCCAGGAAGGGTTTGGAAGGGCAAAAGGATGGCTGGGCATTGGGGTGCAGAAAAGATCAGAGTTCAATCCTTGCTGGTGGTGGATGTTTTACCGGAATTAGAAGTAATCCTCGTAAAGGGTTCTGTGCCTGGTCATCCAAAGGGTATTGTGATTGTAGAAAAGAGCAGGATAGCCAACAGAAGATCCCAAAGACTAAAGCTGAATAGAATAAAGCATATACCAGAAAACCTAGTGAGGAATGAGCAATGA
- the rplD gene encoding 50S ribosomal protein L4, producing the protein MSELSELREDIFGVEVKKHVLWEVVKWQLACRRQGTHSTKTRGEVAYSGRKILPQKGTGNARHGDRGAPIFVGGGVAHGPKPRDYYYPLPKKVRKLALKMALSSKAQEKAISLVDQIPIGDVPKTKKAVEFLRAQGLEGKKVLLVLPEKDDVIYKSFRNLPYAKVLPVEGLNVYDILWADHLIITRPSLEKIYERLGS; encoded by the coding sequence ATGAGTGAGCTGAGCGAACTTAGAGAGGACATATTTGGTGTTGAAGTGAAAAAGCATGTCCTTTGGGAAGTGGTCAAATGGCAACTTGCCTGCCGAAGGCAGGGAACCCATAGCACAAAGACCCGCGGTGAAGTAGCATACAGCGGAAGGAAGATCCTACCTCAGAAGGGAACGGGAAACGCTAGACACGGAGATAGAGGTGCCCCCATCTTCGTAGGTGGTGGTGTGGCCCACGGACCAAAGCCAAGGGACTACTACTACCCATTACCTAAGAAGGTGAGAAAGTTAGCCCTGAAGATGGCACTCTCTTCCAAAGCTCAAGAAAAAGCAATAAGCTTGGTGGATCAAATTCCCATCGGAGATGTACCAAAAACCAAAAAGGCGGTGGAGTTCCTACGTGCCCAAGGACTGGAGGGTAAGAAGGTTCTTCTAGTACTTCCCGAGAAGGATGATGTGATCTATAAATCCTTTAGAAACCTTCCTTATGCGAAGGTTCTTCCCGTTGAAGGGCTGAACGTTTACGACATCCTTTGGGCTGATCATTTGATTATTACAAGACCATCTTTGGAAAAGATCTACGAGAGGTTGGGCTCATGA
- the rplW gene encoding 50S ribosomal protein L23 — MRRPEEIIIRPIITEKSNRLMELKKYTFEVAMDANKHEIKHAIQTLFGVKVLKVNTMIVKPRKRRVFGKFRKYGYTKAYKKAIVTIDPSQEIDLSKVR, encoded by the coding sequence ATGAGAAGGCCGGAGGAGATCATAATAAGACCCATAATAACCGAGAAGAGTAACAGGCTTATGGAATTGAAAAAGTACACCTTTGAGGTGGCAATGGATGCTAACAAGCACGAGATAAAGCACGCCATACAAACCCTCTTTGGTGTAAAAGTGCTAAAGGTTAATACCATGATTGTTAAGCCAAGAAAGAGAAGGGTCTTTGGAAAGTTCAGAAAGTATGGTTACACAAAGGCTTATAAAAAAGCCATAGTAACCATAGACCCTTCTCAGGAAATAGACCTTTCAAAGGTGAGGTAA